GGGCCGTGCGGCGTATCGGTGTGCCATGGATGGTGCTCCCCGGTGCAAAAAAGTCTGTGATCGGCGCCGCACTACTTGAGAGTGCTTACTATTTGCGCCTCAGTGATCAAGGACGATGGGTTGCGGGGAAACCCTGAAACTATTTTGAAAAAGTTGTCGTCAGGACGCTTTGCCTTCGCGCAACACCAGCAAATACGGGGTGTAGTGCTCGGCTTGCAGGTTGAGGGTGTATTCCAGCGCCTTGATCACGGCGTCGGGTTTGTCGATCTCGAACACGCCGGACACCACGCGATTGCGCAGCGCATCGCCCAGCACCAGGGTCTTGCCGGGCCAGTAGCGATTCAACTCGCTGACCACTTCAGACAGTGGCTGCTGGCGAAACACCAGTTGCCGTTGGCGCCAGGCGAAACCGCTGGCCGCGTCGAAGCCGTGGACCTCGGCAAGGCGATGATCCTGATATTCCACCGCCCGGCCCGGCTCCAGATAGACCGGATCACCACTGCCCGCACTGACCTGCACTTTGCCCTGCGCCACCTGCACCCGCGTCTGCGCATCGCGCCGCGCCACACTGAATTGGGTGCCGATCACCTTCACCCAGCCATCGCCGGACTGCACCACGAAAGGTCGTGCCGGGTCCTTGGTCACGCTGAAAAACCCTTCACCACGCAGCAGACGAATCTGACGTTCACCGCCGCTCATGCGCACTTGAATCGCGCTGTCAGTGTTGAGTTGCAACTGGGAGCCATCGGCCAGTTCGACGGTGCGCGACTCGCCGGTGCGGGTGGCGTAGTCCGCGCGCAGGCGGTCGAGCCAGGGGGTGTTCTGTACGGTCAGCCCCACCGCCAGCAGCACGGCGGCCGCACAGGCCCAGCGTCGCACCGGCTTGCGCCAGGCCGCCTGTTCGGCACGGCGGATCACCCGTGCTGGCTCACGCAAACCGCCGAGCATGGCCTGCACTTCTTGCCAGGCGTCATCCTGAGGCTGGCCCTGCCCGAGCCAGGCGGCAAAGGCGTCCATTTCGGCTGCCGTGACATCTTCGGCCTGTAGGCGGAAATACCAGCCGGAGGCTTCTTCGAACAGCTCGTCGGCAGGGTGTGTAGCAGTCATGACCGACGTCCTTGTGTGTCGCTGGTGAGCCGCGTCTTGATGTAGGCGCGGCATTCAATCAAGGCGCGACGCAATTGGTATTCCACACTGCGCGGGGTGATCGACAGGCGTTCGCCAATCTCGCGGTAGGAAAGTTCGTCGACATGATAGAGCAGGAAGATCTGCCGAGTCGCCTCGGGCAACGCCAGGATAGCATCCTGCATCAGTTGCTCCTGCTGATAGGCGGCCAACTGCTCATCGGCACCTGGGTTGGTGCACGGCAGTTCTTCACTGGGTTCACCGGCATCCAGGCGCTCGCGGCGGATGGCCTGGCGTTGGTGATCACGCACCAGGTTGCTGGCGATGGTAAAGAGGAACGCGGGGAGGTTGTCGATCTTCTCGCCGGAGTCCAGGCGGGCCAGGCGCAGGAACGATTCCTGAGTCAGGTCGGCGGCCACCTGAGCGCTGCCGGTGCGGCGGGTGACGAAGGCTTCGAGGGCTTTCTTCTGCTCCGCGAACAGGCGCGCGATCTGCGAATTCCAGGAGGACACAGCACTACCTTGAGAAGAACGGAGGGTTCAGGAAGTGCGCACGCTAGCAGAGGATGAGATTGGTTCGCAATTGATATCTATTTTTTACTGTGGGTTATGCGGTGTTTTTGAGGCCGTCTTCGCGAGCAAGCCCGCTCCCACAGTGACCGAGTTCTAACATAAGAATGCGGTCAAAAAAATGTGGGAGCGGGCTTGCTCGCGAATACAGGCGACTCGGTGTTACTGAATCTCGTCAGGCTTAACGATCACCCAGTTCTTGTCCGCCGTCACCGGCAACCCTTCCTTAGCCTGCGCCGCCGCATGCTTGGCGATCATGCCGTTCAGTTGGGTCATGTATTTGTCCTTACGGTTGATCCACAAATGCACGCCGCCCTTGGCCACGTCCACATCGTGAAACAGCATGTAGCCATCGCTGGTCGGCGTGTCGCCGCCCACCAGCACCGGTTTTTTCCATTCGTCGATATAGGTGAGAATCGCCGCGTGCTTACCGGCCATCCAGGTCGCCGGGGTCCACAGGTAAGGGGTGAGTTCCAGGGCCGAGGTTGGCCTTCTCGTCATAGTTGCCAGCGCTGATCTGTTTGCGCGCAGTAGTCAGTTCGCCGGTCTTGCGGTCCTTGAGCAGGGTGGTCACGCCGATGACGTTCTCGGGTTTGACGTTGTAGCCGTACTTCGGATCGGCGGCGACCATGCGCACCAGTTCTTCCGAGGCAGCGGTCATCACATACACCTCAATGCCGTTTTCCATCAGCTTGTTGTACAGCTCGGCCTGGCCGGTGAAGACTTTCGGCGGTTGCACCTCGGACCTCTTCACCACATCGCCTTCGAAATAGCTGACGGGCACGGGCTTGCCGGAAGCCATCAACTCATCGACCTGCACTTTGAGTTCCTTGAGGGTGAACCCCGAAAACACCTGGGCGACCCACGGGTAGCAGACCATATCGTCCACTTCGCAGAGGCGATAGTAGTAACTGAACAGACTTTCCTTATGGTCGGCGGTGTCTTTGAACGGCATTAGCTTGAGCGAAGGATCAAGGCTGTCGCGGGTGATCAGGCCTTTGTTTTCCATGTAGGGCAGCAGGGATTCTTCGAGGTCGTAGCGGTAACTGGTGTTGTCCATGTCGAACACCGCGAAGTTACCCTTGTTGGCGTTGGCGGCGATCATTTCGTTCAGTTGCTTGGCGGCCGGGGCCGGCCAGTGTTTCAACTCGGTGGCGGCCATGGTTTGGCCGGCAAGGCCAAGGCACAGCGCGGCGGCAAACAATCTCGAAGCGAGCTTCATAAACGTTTCTCCCTGAGTGAAAGACACCGACGCTAACAAATCCCTGTGACAGTTATCGCCCGAGCGCGACCGCTTGCGTCGTGATCGCGCCAACGGCATGTGCCTGAGCGTCAAACGCTTATTCCAAAAACGACAGTCGCCATTCCATATCGGTATTAAATCAATATATTTCAAGCTGTTAGGCTTTCCGGTTCGCAATCGCAGGCTCACGCGATTGGCTGCCTTCTCAACGGAGCTTCAATGAATCTGCCCCTGATTCTCAACTTACTGGTGTTCGTGGCCCTGTTGCTGGGCCTGGCACAAACCCGTCGTACTAACTGGAGCCTCGCCAAGAAGGTGTTGTTCGCCCTCGTGCTCGGTGTGGTGTTCGGCACCGTTCTGCACACGATCTACGGCGACGGCAACCCGGTGCTCAAGGCCTCCATCGGCTGGTTCGACCTGGTCGGCAACGGCTATGTGCAACTGTTGCAAATGATCGTGATCCCGCTGGTATTTGCCTCGATCCTCAGCGCCGTGGCACGCCTGCACAATGCCTCGTCCCTGGGCAAGATCAGCTTCCTGACCATCGGCACGCTGCTCTTCACCACGGCGATTGCGGCGCTGATCGGTATCGGCCTGACCAACCTGTTCGGCCTCACCGCCGAGGGCCTGGTGGCCGGCACCCAGGAAATGGCGCGCCTGCAAGTGATCCAGAGTGATTACGCGGGCAAGGTCGCCGACCTGAATATCCCGCAACTGCTGCTGTCGTTTGTGCCGGCCAACCCGTTTGCCGACCTGGCACGGGCCAAGCCGACCTCGATCATCAGCGTGGTGATTTTCGCTGCCTTCCTGGGGGTTGCCGCGCTGCAACTGCTCAAGGATGACGTGGAAAAAGGCCAGAAAGTCCTTAACGCCATCGACACCCTGCAAGCCTGGGTGATGCGCCTGGTGCGCCTGGTGATGAAGCTCACGCCCTACGGCGTACTGGCGCTGATGACCAAGGTGGTCGCCGGTTCCAACCTGCAAGACATCATCAAGCTCGGCAGTTTTGTGGTGGTGTCGTACCTGGCGCTCGGCCTGATGTTCGTGGTGCACGGCCTGCTGCTGTCCCTGGCCGGGATCAACCCGCTGCGTTTCTTCCGCAAAGTGTGGCCGGTGCTGACCTTCGCCTTCACCAGCCGCTCCAGCGCGGCGGCGATCCCGCTGAGCATTGAAGCGCAGACCCGTCGCCTGGGCATCCCGCAATCCATCGCCGGTTTCGCTGCCTCGTTTGGCGCGACGATTGGCCAGAACGGCTGCGCAGGGCTTTACCCGGCGATGTTGGCGGTGATGGTAGCGCCGACCGTGGGCATCAACCCGCTGGACCCGCTGTGGATCGCGACCCTGGTGGCAATAGTGACCTTGAGTTCGGCAGGCGTTGCCGGCGTGGGCGGCGGTGCAACGTTCGCCGCGCTGATCGTACTGCCGGCCATGGGATTGCCGGTGTCACTGGTGGCGTTGCTGATTTCCGTGGAGCCACTGATCGACATGGGTCGCACGGCGCTGAACGTGAATGGTTCGATGACGGCGGGGGCGATTACCAGCCAGGTCATGGGGCAGACGGATAAAGCGCTGTTGAATGCCGATGAGCATGCGGAATTAGCGCAGGCTTAATGAAATCGGCTAGCAGGGATCTTGCTCCCTGCTAGCTCAACCGGTCGGCAGCCTTCCGATAGACCTCTTCACGTTCACGCTTGTCGACAGCAACGACAAATACCGTGATCTCCTGATCAATCACTTGATACACCAACCGGTAGCCACTGCTGCGAAGCTTGATCTTGTAGCAATCGGGTATAAGCCGTACAGACGGCTGGCTTCGATACGTGGGTTGATCAAGACTGCGGCCAACTTCTTTTTAAACTGTTGGCGAACGGTATCGCCAAGTTTGTGCCATTCCTTTAAAGCGCGCGCATCGAAGTCGAGTTCATAGGTCATCCAATGAGACCTTCACTCGTTGAGGCGCAGCCAACCGCTCCCGAACAGTTGCCAACAAAGCCTCGTCATCTTCAGTCATGAGCACAGGTTTGAAGGGTAACTGACCGCGCTCTGCCACGTACTGCAAAGCTTGGCGCATTAACTCCGATGGGGTGACGCCGAGTTTTTCCAGCTCGTGATAAGCACGAGCCTTAAGATCGTCGTCGATACGTACGTTAATAGAGGCCATGGGACAGCCATCACTGTAAAGACATTAGTCATTACAGTGATGTATAACAGTTGCTTGTGCAAGTCAGGCTTATCCGGTTCCGATCAGGCCTTTTCCCAAACCTCAAAGCTGTACGCCGGTTTTTCACCCTCAGGCGCATTCTCGACATTCGACACCAGCTTCCACTGGCCAGCATCAAACTCCGGAAACCAAGCATCCCCCTCCGGACTCAACGCCACTCGCGTCAAATACAGGCGATCCGCCTGCTCCAGCCCCTGCGCATACAATTGCGCACCGCCGATCAGCATCAGCTCGTCCGCGCCCTGCTCCAGTGCCCACGCCTCGGCGCGTTCCACCGCTGCCTCCAGCGACGGAAAAACTTCCGCACCTTCAAGCGCCAGATCGGTCTGACGGCTAACCACCAGGTTCAAGCGCCCTGGCAGCGGTCGACCGAGGGAGTCCCAGGTCTTGCGCCCCATGATGATCGGCTTGCCAAGCGTGGTGGCCTTGAAATATTTGAAATCCCCCGGCAAATGCCAGGGCATGCTGTTGTCGACGCCGATCACACGGTTTTCACCGAGGGCTGCGATCAGGCTTAAAGGGAGAGTTTTTTTCATGCCGACGAGAATACCAGAGCCCCGAGCCAGGGGTTATGCTCCAGGCTCACAAACACAACAGGACAGCGCGTGACTCCTCTGCACACTCTCTGGCTGACAGAAACCGTGCGCCTGCGCGAAGAACACGCAGGCCCGCTGGAAGATCTGGAGGCCAATCGCCTGGCCCGCACGGCCGGCGGCGATCTGCCGACGCGCATCCAGCAACGCGCCTTGCACCTGGCCGAGCGCGACGGGCTCACGAATGCCCTCACCCGCTGGCTGCAAGGTGCACGTCTGGCGTTGGTGCTGCTAGCGATAGTCGCCGTGATCAGCGGCGCTGGACTGGCGTTTGCTGCATTGGGCAACGGCCCGACGCCAGTCAACGTGTTCTGGGCGCTCGGCAGCTTGCTCGGGTTGAATCTCATCCTGTTGATCAGTTGGGCCCTGGGCCTGCTGTTTGCCGGTGAACACAGCGCCAGCCTCGGGCGACTGTGGTTATGGCTCAGCGAAAAACTCGCCCGAGATGCCAAGGCCGCACAACTGGCACCTGCACTGTTATTGCTGCTGCAACGGCAAAAACTCAATCGCTGGGCCGTGGGCGTGCTGGTCAACAGCCTGTGGTTGCTGGCATTGCTCAGCGCCTTGGTAATTATTCTTACGCTACTCGCCACCCGTCGTTATGGATTCGTGTGGGAAACCACTATTCTCGGTGCCGACACCTTTGTCGCCGTCACCCAGGCCCTCGGCACCCTGCCCGCGTTGCTGGGTTTCAACGTGCCGACCGTCGAGATGATCCGCGCCAGCGGCGACTCCGCCCTGAATATCGAAAGTGCCCGCCAAGCCTGGGCCGCCTGGCTGGTCGGCGTGCTGCTGGTCTATGGCCTGCTGCCCCGCCTGATCCTCGCCCTGCTTTGCCTGTGGCGCTGGAAACGCGGGCGCGCCGCCCTGCGCCTGGACCTCAACCTGCCCGGCTATAGCCAATTGCGCGAACGCCTGATGCCGAGCAGCGAGCGCCTTGGGGTCAACGATGCCGCGCCCGAGCAACTGCACCCCATCAGTGGCGGCGTCAGTGAATTGGAAAGCGACGGCGCCCTGCTGGTCGCCATTGAACTGGACGACCAACATCCCTGGCCGCCCAAGCTGCCCCCCAGCGTGAAGAACGCCGGCATCCTCGACAGCCGCGAGTCACGCCACAAACTGCTGGAACAACTCACGCGCTTCCCGCCCGCCCGCCTGGCCATCGCCTGCGACCCACGCCGCTCGCCGGATCGTGGCAGCCTCGCGCTGATCGCCGAACTCGCGCGCAGCGCCACCGCCACCCGCGTCTGGCTGCTGCAAGCGCCGTCCGGCCAGGCACTGGACGCCGAACGCCTGGGCGACTGGCACGCCGCGTTGCAGCAACTTGAGCTGCCATTCGCCGATTGCGCGCCGTTGAACTGGCTGGAGACGGGTCATGACTAAGCCGCTGAAACTCGCCGTGGTCGGCCACACCAATGTCGGCAAGACCTCGTTGCTGCGCACGCTGACCCGAGACGTAGGCTTCGGCGAAGTCTCCCATCGCCCCAGCACCACACGGCATGTCGAAGGCGCGCGCTTGTCGGTGGACGGCGAAGCCTTGCTGGAGTTGTACGACACACCCGGCCTGGAAGACGCCATCGCCCTGCTCGATTACCTGGAGCGCCTGGATCGCCCCGGCGAACGCCTCGACGGCCCGGCCCGCCTGGCGCGCTTCCTCGATGGCAGTGAAGCCCGCCAGCGTTTCGAACAGGAAGCCAAGGTGCTGCGCCAACTGCTGGCCTCGGACGCCGGCCTGTATGTGATCGACGCCCGCGAACCGGTGCTGGCCAAGTACCGCGACGAACTCCAAGTGCTGGCCAGTTGCGGCAAGCCGTTGCTGCCGGTGCTCAATTTCGTCAGCAGCAGCGACCATCGCGAGCCGGACTGGCGCGAAGCCCTGGCTCGCCTGGGCCTGCATGCGCTGGTGCGATTCGACAGTGTGGCGCCCCCGGAAGACGGTGAACGTCGGCTGTATGAAAGCCTCGCCCTGCTATTGGAAAGCGCGCGGCCACAGTTGGAACGCTTGATTCTTGATCAGGAGGCTCTGCGTCAGGCCCGCCAGCAAAGTGCTGCGCGACTGATCGCCGAATTGCTGATCGACTGCGCCGCCTGTCGCCGCAGTGTGGTCACCGAAGATGAACAACAAGCCATCGGCGACCTGCGCAAAGCCGTGCGCCAACGTGAACAGAAATGCGTGGAAGCCCTGCTCAAGCTGTTCGGCTTCCGACCGCAGGACGCCGCCGCCAGCGACTTGCCCCTGCTCGACGGGCGCTGGGGCGATGACCTGTTCAACCCGGAAACCCTCAAGCAACTGGGCGTGCGTGTCGGTGGCGGGATCGCCGCAGGGGCGGCGGCCGGTGCGGGCGTGGATTTGTTGGTCGGTGGATTAACGCTGGGCGCCGCCGCCCTGGCCGGTGCAATTGCCGGTGGCGCACTGCAAACCGCGCGCAGCTATGGCAGCCGGTTGCTGGGCAAAATCAAAGGCCAACGCGAGCTGACCGTCGACGACAGTGTGTTGCGCCTGCTCGCCCTGCGTCAGCGCCAGTTACTCAAGGCCCTGAACCTGCGCGGCCATGCGGCGATGCACAGCATCAAGGTCGACACGCCCCAGGACAAAAACTGGCGCGAAGGCAAGTTGCCGGACGCGCTGCATAAGGCGCGCGCCCATCCGCAATGGTCGTCCCTCAATCCTCACCCCAAGCTGAGCCAGGCTGAGCGCCAGGAACAGGTCGAGGCATTGGCGGCCAAACTCGACGACGCCGACTTCAAGGCTTCTTGAGCGGCGGCGTGTGCCAAGCGAATGCCAGGAAAGCGTTGCACAACACTTTGATTGCCGCCTTGTCCTGGTGGTCGGCAATACCGTTCTGGTCAAGATCGCTGTTGGTAAACGACTCCAGCACCCCATCACTGTCACCGTCATAGCCCGCAGCGGTATACACCAGGATACGTTTGCCCCGGGGCGAACAGCACCGATGAAAACTCAACTTGATCGTATTGGGTATGCCGCTCTTCGCCCAATGGCTGACTTGCATCGTCAGGTAACGCCGCCAGGTGTCCCCGGCATTGAACCAGCCTTGCTTCAGGAAGGTATCGGCAAATGCCTTGAGCAGTGCCTTATCCTCCGCCGATTTGCAGCCATCAAAATTGATATCGCCGGGTAACAGAATGTCGGCGACTCCGTCGGCGGTGATATCAATCGCCACCGCCTCATGGACCAGTTCGTCAGGTTCGTTCGCCGTCTGTTCAAAAAACTGCAGGATGACCATGTCAGCTTTGCCATTGCCGCTACGGTCCTGAGCGGTGGCTTTCAAGTAACGCATCACATACTCCCTTTCATGGCTGAAGAGCCCAGAAGAGTAATGATCGATTCGCCGACGCCTCTAGCCACCGCTTCCGGGTTGAGCGTACGAATTCACGTCAGGTCTCATCAGCAGGCGCAGTGCCCTGGCCTTGAGGGGTGCCAGATCCAGCACCGGCACGTGCAAGTCCTTAGCCTGCTCATCCCAATGGCGCATGCGCAAACTCACCGTATACAACGGGTCCTGTTCAAACGCCTGGGCCTCCTCGGCGCTCATCACACCGCCCTGATAGGCCAGGGTGCGCCGGCTGGCTTCGCTCAAGCGCGCGTAATAGTCCGGCTGGCTGAAGGTCAGATAGCGCTTGGCCTGCACGTGATACTCCACCAACTTGGCCATGCGCTCACTGAACCCTGCACGACGCAGATAATCCGCGCCCAGCCGTTCATGGCTGACCACGCCATAACCGCCCATGTTTTCCCCGCCTTGGCCGCAGATGTGCCCGATGTCGTGGAAAAACGCCGCCAACACCACCTCATCATCAAAGCCTTCGGCCATGGCCAGTTGCGCAGCTTGGGACATGTGCTCGATCTGCGACACCGGCTCGCCGATGTAATCCGCAGTGCCGTGCTGTTCATACAAGCCGAAGACGTCGGCGATGGTCTGTTCCGGGTTCATCACGCCGCTCCCCACAAGGTACGGATATTGCGCTCGGCCATCGCCGGCCCCACGCTCATGCCCACGCCGGTGTGCATCAACGCCGCGCTCACTCCCGGCGCCGCGCGCAGGAATGAAAACGGTCCCGGCCCCCGCGAGCCGTACACTCCCTGCCAACGCTCCACCACCTGGATTTTGCAGCTCAAGGTCTGTTCAGCCAGTTCGATCATCCAGTCATCCACCTGCTCGGCGTTGAAGGGCGATGCGTCACTGCCGTAGTCATGGGAGTCACCGATGATCAGTTCGCCGTGGGGCGTGGGGCTGATCAGCAGGTGAATGCCGTGTTCGTGCAGGTGCGGTGCATCGCGCAAGATCTGCGCCTGCACCGGCGCCGCCTCGGGCAGGTCGGCGAAAGCGCCGTAATGCACGCAGCTCAAGCCGGTGAGCAACGCGTGTTGCAGGTTCAGGTTGGCCGCTGGCCGCGCGCGCAGCATTTGCAGGCGGCAGATGCTCGGGTTGAGTTCGGCCATCGCGTCGGCCAACAAGGTTTGATAGTCGTGACCGGCGCACACGATGATCTGCTCACCGCGAAAGCTTCCCGCCGTGCTGTGCAACTGGCCCGGTTCGACGTCGCGCACCAAGGTGGAGAAGTAAAACTCCACATTCAGCTCTTGCGCCAGGTAGTTGATCAGCGCCGGGATCGCTTCACGGGAATACAGTTGCTGGTCGTCCTTGCCGTGCAGCGCAGCGCGGTGATGGCGGAACTGGCCGCCATACAAGTCCTTCATCGCCGCGCCTTGCAGCAATTCGACGTTGTAGCCGTGCTCTTTTGCCCGCCCCTCACAGAAGGCTTCCAGCAAGTGCTCTTCCGCTTCGGTGCGAGCGAACAGGTACGCGCCGTTACGCTTGAGTTGCAGCCCCGCGGCCTGCGCCCAATGGCCCCAGATTTCACGGCTTTCCCGCGCGAGGTCGAGCATCGGCCCCGGCGGTTGGCCGGTGACCAGGGCCTGGCCGAAGTTGCGTACCGAGGCGCCCAGTGGCGTGGCGCTGCGCTCGAACACCTTGACCTTGAGGCCGCGCTTGGCGGCGGCGAAGGCGTGGGACAGGCCGAGGATGCCGGCGCCGATGATCAGTAGGTCGCTTTGATAGTTCATCCTAAGGTGCCACCTTCTCCGACTTGCCGTCATAGCGCTTGCGCCATTCGGTCAGGATGCTGTCGCGGTTTTTCGAGGCCCAGGCGAAGTCGTTCTTGATCAGGCGCTGTTCATAGTCGGCCGGCAATTCGGTCTGCGGCTTGGCAATGCCAGGCTGGGCGAGGACGGCGAAGTTGTCCTTGTACAGGTCCATGGCAGCCGGGCTGGCGGAGAAATCCGCGAGCTTTTTCGCGGCGTCGGCGTTGTGGGTGCCTTTCATGACGGCAGTGGCTTCGATGTCCCAGCCCAGGCCTTCTTTCGGCAGGATGATGTCCAGCGGCGCGCCCTGGCGTTTCAACTGCACGGCCGGGTATTCGAAGGAAATGCCGATCGGGAACTCACCCGAAGCCGCCAGCTTGCACGGCTTGGAGCCGGAGTGAACGTACTGGCCGATGTTCTGGTGCAGGTCGTCCATGTACTGCCAGCCCTGCTTCTCGCCGTAGGTCTGCAGCCAGGCGCTGACGTCCAGGAACCCAGTGCCGGACGAGGCCGGGTTGGGCATAACGATCTTGCCCTTGTACTCAGGCTTGGTCAGGTCCTGCCAGCTCACCGGTTTGGTCAGGCCCTGCTTTTCGGCTTCGACGGTGTTGAAGCAGATGGTCGCGGCCCATACGTCCATGCCGACCCAGGCCGGCGGGTTGGCGGCGTCGCGGTAGTTCTTGCCGATCTTGTCCAGGTCCTTCGGTGCGTAGTTGTCCAGCATGCCCTGCTGGTCGAGGATCGCCAGGCTGGAAGCCGCCAGGCCCCAGACGGCGTCGGCTTGCGGGCGGTCTTTCTCGGCCAGCAGCTTGGCCGTGATGATGCCGGTGGAGTCGCGCACCCATTTGATTTCGATATCGGGGTTGGCCTGTTCAAAGGCCTTTTTGTAGGTCTTCAACTGCTCGGCTTCGAGGGCCGTGTACACGGTCAACTCGGTCTTGGCGAAGGCATTCAGGCTGAATGCAGTCAGTACGGCAGCGACCAGCGCCAGGGGCTTGAACATGGAGCACCTCCTTCAGGGATATTTATTGGCCGGGTGCGCTCTGGCGCCAGGCTTGGGAGCGGCGCAACGCGCCACGTGAGGCCCACGCCAGCAGCAGCGAGACGCCGGCCGAAGTGAACAGAATCAAGGTCGACATGGCCGCCGCGCCGCCCACGTTGCCGGCGTCGTCCATGTTCAACACGGCGACGGCGGCGAGGATGGTGTCGGGGCTGTAGAGGAAGATCGCGGCGGACACGGTGGTCATCGCCGACACAAACAGATAGCGCACGATGTCCAGCAATGCCGGCAGGCAAATCGGCACCGTGACTTTCAGGTAATGGCGGTACAGCGGCGCCTTGAGGGACAAGGCGGCGGCTTCGAACTCGGCGTCCAGTTGGCGCAGCGCCGTGGTGGCGGTCATCTGCGCGGTGGTCAGATAGTGAGCGATGGTGCACACCACCAGCAACGTCATGGTCCCGTAGAACACATGCAGCGGGTTGCCATTGAGGTTGAAAAAGAACACGTAACCCAGGCCCAGCACCAAACCCGGTACGGCCATCGGCACGAAGCTGAGCATGCGCAGGGCCAGGTTCAGACCCTTTTGGCCCTTGGTTTTTTCCATCAGGTAGGCGCCGGTGAAAATCAACACGCTGCCGATCAATGCGGTGCACAGCGCCATGGTCAGGCTGTTGCGATAGGCCAGCCAGCCGCCGCCGGCCGTGTCTTCGAACTGGTAATGGCTGAGCGACAACGACAGGTTGTACGGCCAGAACTTCACCAGCGACGAATACACCGCCATGCCGAACACCAGCAGCAACACGGCACAGATCAGCAGCACGATGGCCAGGTAGCAGCCGTCCCTCATGCGCGATGGCGCCGGTTGGAACACTTGGGCACGGCCGCTCATGGAATCGCCATGACGGCGGCGCAGCCAGGCATCCACCCCAAAGCTGAACAGCGCTGGCAGCAGCAACACCATGCCGATCAACGCGCCGCGGCCGAACTGTTGCTGGCCGACCACTGCCTTGTAGGCTTCCAGCGCCAGCACCTGATAATCGCCTCCGACCACCACGGGCACGCCGAAGTCGGTGATGGTCAGGGTGAATACCAGGCAGAACGCAGCGAACACCGCCTGACGCGTGGCCGGCCAGGTAATGCTGCGAAACGCCCGCGCCGGGCTGGCGCCCATGCTGGAGGCCGCATCGAACAGGCGCGCATCCGCCAGGGACAACGCCGACAGCAGAATCATCAAGGCATGTGGGAAGGTGTAGATCACCTCACCCAGCACAATGCCCCAGAAGCCGTAGATATTGTCCGAGAGCAACCCGCGCAGCATGCCCTGGTTGCCGAACAAGTAGACCAGCGCAATGCCCGGCAACATCGACGGCGCCATCAACGGCAGCAGTGACATGCCGCGCCAGATCGCCTTGCCGGGGATCAACGTGCGTTGCAGGGCGTAGGCAAACAGGTAGGCCAGCGGTACGACGATAGCCGCCACGCTGAGGGAAACTTTCAGGCTATTGCCCAGCAACCAGTGGAAGTTGGCGCTGGTGATCAGTTCCTGTGCAGCCACCAGGCCACCGCCCTGCCCGGCTTCACTGCTGAAACCGCGCCAGAAGATCGCCAGCAACGGCATCAATACCGCGAGGCCCAGCAACAACAGCCACAGCAGTTTGCCGCCGACGACGAAAATTTTGTCGCCGGTTTCGGCGCGGGACACCGGTCGTGGCAGCGTCATGACAGCGGCCATCTCAGGCAAACACCTGCAGGCTGCGCGGCGGCAAGGCCACCCAGATGTCCTGGGCGCCCAGGCGCGGCATGGCTTCCGGGGCCAACTCGGCCAACAGCGCATGGCCGGGCAGTTGCTCCAACTCGAAACTCATACGGCAGCGATTGCCGAGGAAGGTGATC
The genomic region above belongs to Pseudomonas azotoformans and contains:
- a CDS encoding DUF3482 domain-containing protein; this encodes MTKPLKLAVVGHTNVGKTSLLRTLTRDVGFGEVSHRPSTTRHVEGARLSVDGEALLELYDTPGLEDAIALLDYLERLDRPGERLDGPARLARFLDGSEARQRFEQEAKVLRQLLASDAGLYVIDAREPVLAKYRDELQVLASCGKPLLPVLNFVSSSDHREPDWREALARLGLHALVRFDSVAPPEDGERRLYESLALLLESARPQLERLILDQEALRQARQQSAARLIAELLIDCAACRRSVVTEDEQQAIGDLRKAVRQREQKCVEALLKLFGFRPQDAAASDLPLLDGRWGDDLFNPETLKQLGVRVGGGIAAGAAAGAGVDLLVGGLTLGAAALAGAIAGGALQTARSYGSRLLGKIKGQRELTVDDSVLRLLALRQRQLLKALNLRGHAAMHSIKVDTPQDKNWREGKLPDALHKARAHPQWSSLNPHPKLSQAERQEQVEALAAKLDDADFKAS
- a CDS encoding phosphonate degradation HD-domain oxygenase gives rise to the protein MNPEQTIADVFGLYEQHGTADYIGEPVSQIEHMSQAAQLAMAEGFDDEVVLAAFFHDIGHICGQGGENMGGYGVVSHERLGADYLRRAGFSERMAKLVEYHVQAKRYLTFSQPDYYARLSEASRRTLAYQGGVMSAEEAQAFEQDPLYTVSLRMRHWDEQAKDLHVPVLDLAPLKARALRLLMRPDVNSYAQPGSGG
- a CDS encoding TIGR03364 family FAD-dependent oxidoreductase, with translation MNYQSDLLIIGAGILGLSHAFAAAKRGLKVKVFERSATPLGASVRNFGQALVTGQPPGPMLDLARESREIWGHWAQAAGLQLKRNGAYLFARTEAEEHLLEAFCEGRAKEHGYNVELLQGAAMKDLYGGQFRHHRAALHGKDDQQLYSREAIPALINYLAQELNVEFYFSTLVRDVEPGQLHSTAGSFRGEQIIVCAGHDYQTLLADAMAELNPSICRLQMLRARPAANLNLQHALLTGLSCVHYGAFADLPEAAPVQAQILRDAPHLHEHGIHLLISPTPHGELIIGDSHDYGSDASPFNAEQVDDWMIELAEQTLSCKIQVVERWQGVYGSRGPGPFSFLRAAPGVSAALMHTGVGMSVGPAMAERNIRTLWGAA
- a CDS encoding putative 2-aminoethylphosphonate ABC transporter substrate-binding protein, with the protein product MFKPLALVAAVLTAFSLNAFAKTELTVYTALEAEQLKTYKKAFEQANPDIEIKWVRDSTGIITAKLLAEKDRPQADAVWGLAASSLAILDQQGMLDNYAPKDLDKIGKNYRDAANPPAWVGMDVWAATICFNTVEAEKQGLTKPVSWQDLTKPEYKGKIVMPNPASSGTGFLDVSAWLQTYGEKQGWQYMDDLHQNIGQYVHSGSKPCKLAASGEFPIGISFEYPAVQLKRQGAPLDIILPKEGLGWDIEATAVMKGTHNADAAKKLADFSASPAAMDLYKDNFAVLAQPGIAKPQTELPADYEQRLIKNDFAWASKNRDSILTEWRKRYDGKSEKVAP
- a CDS encoding putative 2-aminoethylphosphonate ABC transporter permease subunit gives rise to the protein MAAVMTLPRPVSRAETGDKIFVVGGKLLWLLLLGLAVLMPLLAIFWRGFSSEAGQGGGLVAAQELITSANFHWLLGNSLKVSLSVAAIVVPLAYLFAYALQRTLIPGKAIWRGMSLLPLMAPSMLPGIALVYLFGNQGMLRGLLSDNIYGFWGIVLGEVIYTFPHALMILLSALSLADARLFDAASSMGASPARAFRSITWPATRQAVFAAFCLVFTLTITDFGVPVVVGGDYQVLALEAYKAVVGQQQFGRGALIGMVLLLPALFSFGVDAWLRRRHGDSMSGRAQVFQPAPSRMRDGCYLAIVLLICAVLLLVFGMAVYSSLVKFWPYNLSLSLSHYQFEDTAGGGWLAYRNSLTMALCTALIGSVLIFTGAYLMEKTKGQKGLNLALRMLSFVPMAVPGLVLGLGYVFFFNLNGNPLHVFYGTMTLLVVCTIAHYLTTAQMTATTALRQLDAEFEAAALSLKAPLYRHYLKVTVPICLPALLDIVRYLFVSAMTTVSAAIFLYSPDTILAAVAVLNMDDAGNVGGAAAMSTLILFTSAGVSLLLAWASRGALRRSQAWRQSAPGQ